In Miscanthus floridulus cultivar M001 chromosome 5, ASM1932011v1, whole genome shotgun sequence, one genomic interval encodes:
- the LOC136452005 gene encoding protein ZINC INDUCED FACILITATOR-LIKE 1-like, translated as MGSHNGQVQELPPPLPPVNTGDEPLPVEETKRHYHVGCPGCQLDEANKASSSIPYRNFCFIWIICLTATLPIQSLFPYLYFMIRDLKVAKEEQDIGFYAGFVGATYFLGRTISAVPWGMFADKYGRKPCIVISILSVIVFNTLFGLSTTYWMATVTRGLLGLLCGILGPIKAYASEVSRKEHQALGISFVTSSRAIALVIGPSIGGFLSQPAQKYPKFFSKESIFGRFPYFLPCFVISVLAAGSCIACIWLPERLHFHDDDKVEAIEELESQVGGSKSTENLLKNWQLMSAIIIFSIFSLHDTAYLEIFSLWAVSSRKFQGLSFTSQDVGTVFAFSGLSVLVYQLTIYPFLSKFGPIKTFRPAAILSILLLTTYPFMSNLHGLELKILINMASVLKNVFAATITIACNILQNTAVTQKQRGTANGISVTMMSTFKAVAPAVAGIIFSWAQKHISGLFLPGNQILFLTLNMVSIMGLVLTFKPFLSLSNPMKH; from the exons ATGGGGTCTCACAACGGTCAGGTTCAAGAGTTGCCTCCACCTCTACCTCCTGTAAATACGGGTGATGAACCTCTTCCAGTTGAGGAAACAAAGAGGCACTACCACGTGGGGTGCCCTGGGTGCCAACTGGATGAGGCGAACAAGGCCAGCAGCAGCATCCCCTACCGCAACTTCTGCTTCATCTGGATCATCTGCCTCACAGCCA CTCTACCGATCCAATCATTGTTCCCTTATCTATACTTCATG ATCAGGGACTTGAAAGTTGCAAAAGAAGAGCAAGACATTGGATTTTATGCTGGTTTTGTCG GGGCAACCTATTTCCTTGGAAGAACCATAAGTGCTGTGCCATGGGGCATGTTTGCTGACAAGTATGGAAGGAAGCCATGCATTGTGATTAGTATCCTCTCAGT GATTGTTTTCAACACACTCTTTGGACTTAGCACAACTTACTGGATGGCAACTGTAACTAGGGGATTGCTTGGATTGCTATGTGGTATATTGGGACCCATCAAG GCCTATGCTTCAGAAGTCAGTAGGAAAGAACATCAAGCTCTAGGAATCTCTTTT GTTACATCATCACGAGCGATAGCTCTTGTTATTGGGCCATCTATTGGAGGCTTTCTTTCACAG CCTGCACAAAAGTACCCAAAATTTTTCTCTAAAGAGTCCATATTTGGGAG GTTTCCATACTTCCTCCCTTGCTTCGTCATATCAGTGCTAGCAGCAGGATCATGTATTGCATGCATTTGGCTTCCGG AACGCTTGCACTTTCATGATGATGACAAAGTAGAAGCTATTGAAGAACTAGAGTCACAAGTTGGTGGTTCTAAATCTACAGAGAATCTGCTGAAGAACTGGCAATTGATGTCAGCAATAATCATCTTTTCTATCTTTTCCCTCCATGACACTGCTTATCTTGAG ATATTTTCACTCTGGGCTGTGAGCAGCAGAAAATTTCAGGGCCTAAGCTTTACATCCCAGGATGTTGGTACTGTGTTCGCCTTCTCAG GGCTTAGTGTACTGGTATATCAACTTACTATTTATCCCTTCCTTTCGAAGTTTGGACCAATCAAGACATTTCGACCTGCAGCG ATCTTGTCCATACTTCTCCTGACAACGTATCCATTCATGTCCAATCTACATGGCCTGGAGCTCAAAATACTTATCAACATGGCATCAGTTCTGAAGAACGTGTTTGCT GCTACTATTACTATTGCGTGCAACATTTTGCAAAATACTGCAGTG ACACAAAAGCAGAGAGGTACTGCTAATGGTATCTCTGTTACTATGATGTCAACGTTCAAAGCTGTAGCTCCAGCAGTAGCGGGAATTAT ATTTTCATGGGCTCAGAAGCACATAAGCGGGCTATTCTTACCTG GTAACCAGATCCTGTTCCTGACGCTAAACATGGTGTCGATAATGGGGCTAGTGCTGACATTCAAGCCATTTCTATCCCTGTCAAATCCAATGAAGCATTAA